One genomic segment of Candidatus Woesearchaeota archaeon includes these proteins:
- a CDS encoding MFS transporter, which produces MDQIKKFYLTSFLKNQTYFTPIFIIFLQSHFLSLQEIFLIFTIGSIFSLLIEIPTGVLADLYGKRKTIIIGKLVLIIAYLGFGFSNTFWSFVMFQIIYELGNALRSGTETGFVYDYIEQNKTDKNKLPGYTEVKGKQKFYGRIGESLATLAGGLIASLLGFSWVFFIATIPAFLNFLLAVSFEKIKEAENKKISITESLNHVKDSIKYLYRHKFLVRLVLNITIFSGAIAAIDKYIQPYMKVTGVPIEIFGLIYSIGLLLSALAVRYSYLVEKNMGTIHTINMVTLLAAIPAIILGLGWISYIGIALLFLILIIENIRSPIANNLFNQNISSKQRATLESTLQLMKELGKSIILPIAGYLTGAFSMYTAILVLGIIILLNGLFLMIRNGEKHTKNKFSKLYKKN; this is translated from the coding sequence ATGGACCAAATAAAAAAATTTTACTTAACTTCATTTCTAAAAAACCAAACATATTTCACGCCGATCTTTATAATATTTTTACAATCACACTTTCTATCGTTACAAGAAATATTCCTAATATTCACAATAGGCAGCATATTCAGCCTCCTAATAGAAATACCGACAGGAGTACTCGCAGACCTATATGGAAAAAGAAAAACAATAATCATAGGAAAATTAGTCCTCATAATAGCATATCTAGGATTTGGATTTTCTAATACGTTTTGGTCATTTGTAATGTTCCAAATAATATATGAACTAGGCAACGCATTAAGAAGCGGAACAGAAACAGGATTCGTCTACGATTACATAGAACAAAATAAAACAGACAAAAATAAACTCCCAGGTTATACGGAAGTTAAAGGAAAACAAAAATTCTACGGAAGAATAGGAGAATCACTAGCAACTCTTGCAGGAGGATTAATAGCATCCTTGCTAGGATTCAGCTGGGTATTCTTCATAGCAACAATACCAGCATTCCTAAATTTTTTATTAGCAGTAAGCTTTGAAAAAATAAAAGAAGCAGAAAACAAAAAAATATCAATAACAGAATCTCTAAATCACGTAAAAGATTCAATAAAATACTTATATAGACATAAATTCTTAGTAAGACTTGTTTTAAACATCACAATATTCTCAGGAGCAATAGCTGCAATTGACAAATACATACAACCATATATGAAAGTAACAGGGGTACCAATAGAAATATTTGGATTAATATACAGCATAGGCCTCCTACTCAGCGCACTAGCTGTAAGATATTCATACTTAGTAGAAAAAAATATGGGTACAATACACACAATAAATATGGTAACATTACTAGCAGCAATACCTGCAATAATATTAGGTTTGGGATGGATATCTTACATAGGAATAGCTCTTCTTTTCTTAATACTAATAATAGAAAACATAAGAAGCCCAATAGCAAACAACCTATTTAACCAAAATATAAGTTCAAAACAAAGAGCAACACTTGAAAGCACACTACAACTGATGAAAGAACTAGGTAAATCAATCATACTGCCAATAGCAGGATACCTAACAGGAGCCTTTTCAATGTACACAGCAATACTTGTCCTCGGAATAATAATTTTGCTAAACGGATTATTCCTAATGATAAGAAACGGAGAAAAGCACACAAAAAATAAATTCAGTAAACTTTATAAGAAAAATTAA
- a CDS encoding 30S ribosomal protein S11, translating into MSERKEQQRRPVGRWGLANIYASYNNIIIHITDLTGSETIALASGGQMVRSDRLESSPTTAMAAAKKAAELALDKGINSIHVKIKAPGGHNGPMNPGPGAQAAVRALSRRGLRIGLIEDVTPLPHGGCRKKGGRRGRRV; encoded by the coding sequence ATGAGCGAAAGAAAAGAGCAGCAACGAAGACCAGTCGGAAGATGGGGACTAGCAAACATTTACGCTTCTTACAATAACATAATAATACACATAACAGACCTAACAGGATCAGAAACAATCGCGCTAGCAAGCGGAGGACAAATGGTCAGATCAGACAGACTAGAAAGCAGTCCAACAACAGCTATGGCAGCAGCAAAAAAAGCAGCAGAACTAGCATTAGATAAAGGTATAAACAGCATACACGTAAAAATAAAAGCTCCAGGAGGACACAACGGACCAATGAACCCTGGACCAGGAGCACAAGCAGCAGTAAGAGCACTATCAAGACGAGGACTAAGAATAGGCCTAATAGAAGACGTAACACCTCTACCACACGGAGGATGCAGAAAAAAAGGCGGAAGAAGAGGAAGGAGAGTATAA
- a CDS encoding 30S ribosomal protein S9 translates to MANNKVIHESGKRKSAIARATIKPGKGVFIVNNKLIDIVEPKMAKMRILEPIILAGDQTKKFNITVKVKGGGTSSQADAARLAIAKALSKQDTTLREKYLDYDRQLLVADVRFKETRKPNSQGKARAKRQKSYR, encoded by the coding sequence ATGGCCAATAACAAAGTAATACACGAAAGCGGAAAAAGAAAAAGTGCAATTGCAAGAGCAACCATAAAACCAGGAAAAGGAGTATTCATAGTAAATAACAAATTAATAGACATAGTAGAACCAAAAATGGCCAAAATGAGAATACTAGAACCAATAATACTAGCAGGAGACCAAACAAAAAAATTCAATATAACCGTAAAAGTAAAAGGCGGAGGAACAAGCAGTCAAGCAGATGCAGCAAGACTAGCAATCGCAAAAGCACTATCAAAACAAGATACAACACTAAGAGAAAAATACTTGGACTACGACAGACAACTCTTAGTAGCAGACGTAAGATTTAAAGAAACAAGAAAACCAAACAGTCAAGGAAAAGCAAGAGCCAAACGACAAAAGTCTTACAGATAA
- a CDS encoding 50S ribosomal protein L13, whose protein sequence is MIIDATDMIIGRLGTYVAKNALLGQTIHLVNCEKAVITGHPQKVFASFKQARERGAPLVGPYFPRMPHMLVKRTLRGMLPYKKPRGREALSRIKCYIGIPNSMKNEKIETLNQFSVEKTNAKFMYIREISKQLGAKFD, encoded by the coding sequence ATGATAATCGACGCAACAGATATGATAATAGGAAGATTAGGAACCTACGTAGCAAAAAATGCGCTCTTAGGACAAACAATACACTTAGTAAACTGTGAAAAAGCAGTCATAACAGGACACCCACAAAAAGTATTTGCATCATTTAAACAAGCAAGAGAAAGAGGAGCACCACTAGTAGGACCATACTTTCCTAGAATGCCTCACATGCTAGTAAAAAGAACATTAAGAGGCATGCTACCATACAAAAAACCAAGAGGAAGAGAAGCACTATCAAGAATAAAATGCTACATAGGAATACCAAACAGCATGAAAAACGAAAAGATAGAAACACTAAATCAATTCAGCGTTGAAAAAACAAACGCAAAATTTATGTACATAAGAGAAATAAGCAAACAATTAGGAGCAAAGTTCGATTAA
- a CDS encoding DNA-directed RNA polymerase subunit D: protein MKLQLIEKKKNEKLTFEINGPTPAYINTLRRIFMGEVPTMAISTVEFKQNTSALYDEIIAHRLGLLAIKTDLKSYNVPKEGEEESAATHLKLTLKVAGPKTIYASDLVSKDAKVIPVHADTPIVKLTENQEVELLATAQLGLGINHAKWNTGLVSYYYKPKITVNNKSAKLKDSIHKFPPQIVKKGEILQEKINTPELIDACTDVDNDIVKIEYNNPIKEYIFTIESWGQLNPTEIVEEGIKQYNDQIDEFAKLMKNS from the coding sequence ATGAAACTTCAACTCATAGAGAAAAAAAAGAATGAAAAATTAACCTTTGAAATAAATGGACCTACGCCTGCATACATAAACACACTAAGAAGAATATTCATGGGCGAAGTTCCAACAATGGCAATATCAACTGTAGAATTCAAACAGAACACAAGTGCACTATACGATGAAATAATCGCACACAGATTAGGATTACTCGCAATAAAAACAGACCTAAAAAGCTACAACGTGCCAAAAGAAGGAGAAGAAGAATCCGCTGCAACACACTTAAAATTAACATTAAAAGTAGCAGGACCAAAAACAATATATGCCTCAGACCTAGTTTCAAAAGATGCAAAAGTAATACCGGTACACGCAGACACCCCAATAGTAAAACTTACAGAAAACCAAGAAGTAGAACTTTTAGCAACAGCACAATTAGGACTAGGAATAAACCACGCAAAATGGAACACAGGACTAGTATCCTACTACTACAAACCAAAAATAACAGTGAACAACAAATCAGCAAAACTAAAAGACTCAATACATAAATTCCCTCCACAAATAGTCAAAAAAGGCGAAATATTGCAAGAAAAAATAAATACGCCAGAGCTAATAGATGCTTGCACAGACGTAGATAACGATATAGTAAAAATAGAATACAATAACCCAATAAAAGAATACATATTCACAATAGAAAGTTGGGGACAACTGAATCCAACTGAAATAGTAGAAGAAGGAATAAAACAATATAATGATCAAATAGATGAGTTTGCAAAACTCATGAAAAACTCATAA
- a CDS encoding 50S ribosomal protein L18e, whose amino-acid sequence MKQRKNVRNEELKKLISELKKLSIDNNVKIWKRVAEDLEKPVRQRRIINIYKLAQYSKENDTIIVPGKVLGTGTITHKIKVAAYNFSEDALTKINEKGEAITITDLMKKNPTGKNIKILG is encoded by the coding sequence ATGAAACAAAGAAAAAACGTAAGGAACGAAGAACTAAAAAAACTCATTTCAGAACTAAAAAAGTTATCGATAGATAACAATGTAAAAATCTGGAAACGAGTAGCAGAAGACCTAGAAAAACCTGTAAGACAAAGAAGAATAATAAACATATACAAATTAGCACAATACTCAAAAGAAAACGACACAATAATAGTACCTGGAAAAGTATTAGGAACAGGAACAATAACTCACAAAATAAAAGTAGCAGCATACAACTTCTCAGAAGATGCACTAACAAAAATAAACGAAAAAGGAGAAGCAATAACAATTACAGACTTAATGAAAAAAAATCCAACAGGAAAAAACATTAAAATATTGGGATAA
- a CDS encoding DNA-directed RNA polymerase subunit N → MIIPVRCFSCGKPIGQNWETFKEKVAKGDDPKKVLDDLGLERSCCRGVFLGHVDLIDVVSEFKKF, encoded by the coding sequence ATGATTATACCAGTCAGATGTTTTAGTTGCGGAAAACCAATAGGTCAAAATTGGGAAACCTTCAAAGAAAAAGTAGCAAAAGGAGACGACCCAAAAAAAGTATTAGACGATTTAGGACTAGAAAGAAGCTGTTGCAGAGGAGTATTTTTAGGACACGTAGACCTAATAGATGTAGTTTCAGAATTCAAAAAATTCTAA